Part of the Pseudodesulfovibrio hydrargyri genome is shown below.
TGCCTTATCGATGATATCCCTGCGAATGAACTGGCTGGCTCCCTCTCTGACGTCGAGGCTGGCAACGGCCTCCGGATACCCCCCCACATTCAGATATGTCACGAATTCTTCATTCAACGGTCCTATCGAAACTTCCTGGAGATGCTCCAGTTCGTCTCCCACCATCCCCACGAGTTCCTCTTCTCGGCCGATAAAGCTCAGATATTCCGCGAAAGTCAGGGGGGGGAGCATAAAATCGGAGAATCGTCCAGCACCAGATTCGTGACTCTTCACCTTCAATGCGGCCGCAGCGGACCCCGACGCAATGAATTTGGCGTTGGGGTAGCTGTCGACCAGACTTTTCAAGTGAATTTCCCAATCTTTCAAATATTGGATTTCATCAAAGAAAACCACAAACTCGTCATTTCTACCTAGGGATTGTCTTTCTCTAACGATCCCGACGAATTGTTCCAGACCCATCCCAGTATATATCGGAGTATCTATAGATGCGAAGAGGATGCGTTGCGCGTTCCAACCATCGGCCACCATTTTGTGGATCACCTGATGAAGCATGACCGTTTTGCCCACACGCCTCGGCCCCATCAATATAGCCGCCCTACGAACTTTTTTTTGAGTGCATCTCGAGTAAAAAGCCTTGAAATACGCTCGATACGGCAATCCGTTATATTGCCAATCCTCAGGGCGCGCCGATGATTCCCACCAGGGATTGTCGATGAAAGATAGGCGAGCGACTATTTCTTCTTTGGATACTTCCAACATGACTGCCTCCAAAATAAGACTACTCCAGTGGTCTTATTTTTTCAATAGTCGTTAACAATCCGAATATATTTGATTTATACTAAAACAATAAGGGCGCGGTTTTCAAAAAGAGATATAGAAATATTCGTCGAACCTATACTCTCTCCTTTCCGCCATACAGCGCATAATACCCGCTCGGGACCACGACCAAAGTAAACAACGTCGAGGCGACCAACCCGAAGATCAGGGCCCAGGCCAACCCCGAAAAGATGGGGTCCAGGGTGATGGGCCAGGCGCCCAGGGCGGTGGTCAGGGCGGTGAGCACGATGGGGCGCATGCGCACGGCGCCGGATTGGACGATGGCCTGTTTGAGGGGCACGCCGTCCTTAACCTCGGACTGGATGAACTCGATGAGCACGAGCGAGTTGCGGATGACGATGCCGCCGAGCGCGATCATGCCGATCATGGATGTGGCGGTGAAGAAGACCGGGTCGCCGAACCCGCCGACCGTGGAGCCCACCGCCAGGTTGAGCAGCCAGAATCCGGGCAGGATGCCGAGCAGGGTCAGGGGGATGGCGGACATGATCAGGGCGGGCATGACGAACGAGCCGGTCTGGCCCACGAGCAGGATGAAGATGCCGATCAGGGCGGCCGCAAAGGCGATGCCCAGGTCGCGGAACACGTCCAGGGTGATCTTCCATTCCCCCTCGCCCGCCCACTCGGTGGTCAGGCCGGGCTGCGGGGGATCCTTTTTGAGCATGGACTGGAGGTCCAGGACCGCCTCGCCGGGCGGGATGCCCGCGGTTTCGGCGTAGACGTAGGCCACGCGCCTGAGGTTCTTGTGGTAGATGGGCTGTTCGGCCGGGACCTCGCGGAACGAGCCGAGTTCGGCCAGGGGGACCATGGCCCCGGACGCGGTCTTCATGCGCAGCTCGCCCAAAGTGTCCGGGCCGGTGCGCAGAGCCACGGGCAGGACCAGGCGCACGGGCAGGGGCTGGCGCTCGTTGGGCAGGTGTACGTTGGCCGGGGTGGAGCCGGACAGGGCCAGGCGCAGGGCGTCGACCACATCGGCGGTGGTCACGCCGTGCAGGGCGGCCTTTTCCTTGTCCAGGACAAAGTCGTACATGGTCCGGTCGGTCTCGGACGAGTCGTCCAGGTCCACCAGGCCGGGCAGGGCGGACATGACCGATTCCACGTGACGCGCGCCCTGGATGAGGGAACCGTAGTCCATGGCCGGGCGGCCGTAGACCTCGGCGGTCAGGGTGGCGATAACCGGCGGGCCGGGCGGGGTCTCGACGAGCTTCATGCGAACAAAGTTGCGGTCCGCGATGGCCTGGAGGTCGTTGCGCAGGCGCAGACCGATGGCGTGGGACTGCATGGACCGTTCGGACTTGTCCTTGAGGTTGACGCGGATGTCCGCGAGGTTGGGCTGCTCGCGCCAGTAGTAGTGGCGGACCATGCCGTTGAAGTCCATGGGCGAGGGCCGGCCCGCGTAGGTCACGAAGTCGGTCACCTCGGGCACGGTGCGCAGATAGGCCTCGAAGTCGCGCACGGCGCGGTCGGTCCGCTCCAGGGTGGTCCCTTCGGGCATGTCCACCAGAATCTGAAATTCGTTCTTGTTGTCGAAGGGCAGCATCTTGAGCGGCACCAACCGCATGACCACCAGCCCGGCGCACAGGCCGAGCCCGGCCAGGATGCCGG
Proteins encoded:
- a CDS encoding ATP-binding protein; translation: MLEVSKEEIVARLSFIDNPWWESSARPEDWQYNGLPYRAYFKAFYSRCTQKKVRRAAILMGPRRVGKTVMLHQVIHKMVADGWNAQRILFASIDTPIYTGMGLEQFVGIVRERQSLGRNDEFVVFFDEIQYLKDWEIHLKSLVDSYPNAKFIASGSAAAALKVKSHESGAGRFSDFMLPPLTFAEYLSFIGREEELVGMVGDELEHLQEVSIGPLNEEFVTYLNVGGYPEAVASLDVREGASQFIRRDIIDKALLRDLPSLYGINDVQELYRLFTVVAYNSGSEFNLDGLSKAAGVKKDTIKRYLNYLEAAFLIMKVCRVDETGKAFKRERGFKLYLTNPSIRAALFQPVGPDDDPMGCLTETAIFSQWFHARENELLRYARWKGGEVDIVQLNPATLRPTSALEVKWSDLYFRDSTKLGALRSFTENTNISALATTRTALGITRDKGFRVAHVPSSFYCYWVGKKGIEQKVTQLAIL